In Micromonospora sp. WMMA1363, a genomic segment contains:
- a CDS encoding GMC family oxidoreductase — MRYDVVVIGSGFGGSVTALRLAEKGYTVGVLEAGRRFADDEFPQTSWRVRRFLWAPRLGCYGLQRITLLRAADRRAGGGVMVLSGSGVGGGSLVYANTLYEPLDAFYDDPQWRDITDWRDELARHYDQAKRMLGVTTYPVVTGADRAMRSVADRMGAGHTFHATPVGVHIGRPGQRVPDPYFGGAGPERTGCTHCGACMTGCRLGAKNTLVKNYLWLAEKLGAEVRPLTTVTAVHPAHGGGYTVHTVRTGSWLHPRRQLIHADQVVFAAGALGTQRLLHGMRATGALPRLSVRLGELTRTNSEAILGASVPRRQARAARTDFTEGVAITSSFHPDPQTHIEPVRYGRGSNAMGLLQSLLVDGGPRRVRRWLATVARQPVAAARMLSVRGWSERTVIALVMQSVDNSLTTRMRRGLLGRRLVAGAGHGVPNPTWIPAGNQAVRLLAEEIGGVPGGALTEPFNVPMTAHILGGAVIGATSADGVVDPWHRVYGHPGLHVVDGAAVSANLGVNPSLTITAQAERAMSFWPNRGDEDPRPPLGSPYTRLSAVPPRRLAVPPDAPAALR; from the coding sequence ATGCGGTACGACGTGGTCGTCATCGGGTCCGGCTTCGGCGGCAGCGTCACGGCGCTGCGACTCGCCGAGAAGGGCTACACCGTCGGTGTTCTGGAGGCCGGGCGCCGCTTCGCCGACGATGAGTTCCCGCAGACCTCCTGGCGGGTGCGCCGCTTCCTCTGGGCACCACGGCTCGGCTGCTACGGCCTCCAGCGGATCACCCTGCTGCGGGCGGCTGACCGCCGGGCCGGCGGCGGAGTCATGGTGCTCTCCGGAAGCGGGGTGGGCGGTGGCTCGCTGGTCTACGCGAACACCCTGTACGAACCGCTCGACGCGTTCTACGACGACCCGCAGTGGCGGGACATCACCGATTGGCGCGACGAGCTGGCCCGCCACTACGACCAGGCGAAGCGGATGCTCGGCGTGACCACCTACCCGGTCGTCACCGGGGCGGACCGGGCGATGCGTTCGGTGGCCGACCGGATGGGGGCCGGGCACACCTTCCACGCCACCCCGGTCGGAGTGCACATCGGCCGGCCGGGGCAGCGGGTGCCCGACCCGTACTTCGGCGGGGCCGGCCCGGAGCGCACCGGCTGCACGCACTGCGGCGCCTGCATGACCGGGTGCCGGCTCGGGGCGAAGAACACCCTGGTCAAGAACTACCTCTGGCTCGCCGAGAAGCTCGGTGCCGAGGTGCGCCCGCTGACGACGGTGACCGCCGTCCACCCGGCGCACGGCGGCGGGTACACGGTGCACACCGTCCGCACCGGGTCGTGGCTGCACCCGCGGCGCCAACTGATCCACGCCGACCAGGTGGTCTTCGCGGCTGGCGCGCTGGGCACCCAGCGGCTGCTGCACGGGATGCGGGCCACCGGTGCGTTGCCCCGGCTCTCGGTCCGCCTCGGCGAGCTGACCCGGACCAACTCGGAGGCGATCCTCGGCGCGTCGGTGCCCCGCCGGCAAGCCCGGGCCGCCCGGACCGACTTCACCGAAGGGGTGGCGATCACCAGCTCGTTCCACCCTGATCCGCAGACCCACATCGAGCCGGTCCGCTACGGCCGGGGATCGAACGCGATGGGGTTGCTCCAGTCGCTGCTGGTCGACGGCGGTCCGCGCCGGGTGCGTCGCTGGCTGGCGACCGTCGCGCGGCAGCCGGTCGCGGCGGCCCGGATGCTGTCGGTCCGCGGCTGGTCGGAGCGGACGGTGATCGCCCTGGTCATGCAGTCGGTGGACAACTCGCTGACCACGCGGATGCGGCGTGGGCTGCTCGGCCGGAGGTTGGTCGCCGGCGCCGGCCACGGTGTCCCGAATCCGACCTGGATCCCCGCCGGCAACCAGGCGGTGCGGCTGCTCGCCGAGGAGATCGGCGGGGTGCCGGGCGGGGCGCTGACCGAACCGTTCAACGTCCCGATGACCGCGCACATCCTGGGCGGCGCGGTGATCGGTGCCACTTCCGCTGACGGCGTGGTCGACCCCTGGCACCGGGTGTACGGGCACCCGGGCCTGCACGTGGTCGACGGCGCGGCGGTCTCGGCCAACCTGGGCGTCAACCCGAGCCTCACCATCACCGCCCAGGCCGAGCGCGCCATGTCCTTCTGGCCGAACAGGGGCGACGAGGACCCCCGCCCACCTCTCGGCTCCCCGTACACTCGCCTGTCCGCCGTCCCGCCCCGCCGCCTCGCCGTGCCACCGGACGCCCCCGCCGCCCTGCGGTAG
- a CDS encoding M1 family metallopeptidase — MERVRVGIGLLLAGSVGLTACGASGPAAAPTRSPSPTPTPTRDFKPGAAGVGDPYFPGYGNGGYDVTAYTVKVRYDPATDQLSGVTTVRGSATADLSSFNLDLAGLKVSGVAVDGAAAKHRQEENELVVTPAAGLVAGNGFTAEITYAGVPKPLKNEVLGGGDGGWLHTSDGAIAVGQPESASTWFPVNDHPSDKATYQFEITVPDGLTAVSNGVPGGKSSAGGWTTWTWAENTPMASYLSTVAIGTFRLTQGEHRGRPVFHAVTSKVAKGAADASIAKTLKVADYLESVFGPYPVEAYGGVVVSDDRIRYALETQSRPVYSAGFFRRGENTGVVAHELAHQWFGNSVALKRWQDIWLNEGLSSYAEWLWAEHDGGRTAQAEFDARYAGSPDRVWRTPPGEPGVRNLFSESVYKRGAMTVHALRMTVGDQAFFEILKSWAAQKRDDNATTAEFVALAERVARTELTSLFDAWLMGTTRPTRPEPPR; from the coding sequence ATGGAACGCGTCCGGGTGGGCATCGGCCTGCTGCTGGCCGGGTCGGTCGGGCTGACCGCCTGTGGTGCGTCCGGGCCGGCGGCGGCGCCGACGCGGTCGCCGAGTCCGACGCCGACGCCGACGCGGGACTTCAAGCCCGGAGCGGCTGGGGTCGGCGATCCGTACTTCCCCGGCTACGGCAACGGCGGGTACGACGTCACGGCGTACACCGTGAAGGTCCGCTACGACCCGGCGACGGACCAGCTGAGCGGGGTGACGACGGTGCGGGGCTCGGCCACGGCCGACCTGTCGTCGTTCAATCTGGACCTGGCCGGGCTGAAGGTCAGCGGCGTGGCCGTCGACGGTGCCGCCGCCAAGCACCGGCAGGAGGAGAACGAGTTGGTGGTGACCCCGGCCGCCGGGCTGGTGGCGGGCAACGGGTTCACCGCCGAGATCACCTACGCGGGGGTACCGAAGCCGTTGAAGAACGAGGTGCTCGGCGGCGGCGACGGCGGCTGGCTGCACACCAGCGACGGGGCGATCGCGGTGGGGCAGCCGGAGTCGGCGAGCACCTGGTTTCCGGTCAACGACCATCCGTCGGACAAGGCGACCTACCAGTTCGAGATCACCGTCCCGGACGGCTTGACCGCGGTCAGCAACGGTGTGCCCGGTGGGAAGAGCAGCGCCGGTGGCTGGACGACCTGGACGTGGGCCGAGAACACCCCGATGGCCAGCTACCTCAGCACGGTGGCGATCGGCACATTTCGTCTGACCCAGGGTGAGCACAGGGGACGCCCCGTGTTCCACGCGGTCACCTCGAAGGTGGCCAAGGGGGCCGCCGACGCGTCGATCGCCAAGACCCTCAAGGTGGCGGACTACCTGGAGAGCGTTTTCGGCCCGTACCCGGTGGAGGCGTACGGTGGCGTGGTGGTCTCCGACGACCGCATCCGGTACGCGCTGGAGACGCAGAGTCGGCCGGTTTACTCCGCCGGCTTCTTCCGGCGGGGCGAGAACACCGGGGTGGTCGCGCACGAACTGGCCCACCAGTGGTTCGGCAACAGCGTGGCGTTGAAGAGGTGGCAGGACATCTGGCTCAACGAGGGACTGTCCTCGTACGCGGAGTGGCTGTGGGCCGAGCACGACGGCGGGCGGACGGCACAGGCGGAGTTCGACGCACGGTACGCCGGCTCGCCCGACCGGGTGTGGCGGACGCCGCCTGGTGAGCCCGGAGTGCGAAACCTGTTCAGCGAGTCGGTGTACAAGCGCGGCGCGATGACGGTGCACGCGCTCCGGATGACCGTCGGCGACCAGGCCTTCTTCGAGATCCTCAAGAGCTGGGCGGCGCAGAAGCGCGACGACAACGCCACCACCGCCGAGTTCGTGGCGTTGGCCGAACGCGTCGCCAGGACCGAGCTGACGTCCCTCTTCGACGCCTGGCTGATGGGCACGACCCGTCCCACCCGCCCCGAACCCCCGCGTTGA
- a CDS encoding M1 family metallopeptidase, which yields MRRTSAQIRPALAVAVAAALVLVGCTTEPEDREARAVFRAGSADLADPYVPGSGNGGYDVAAYRLAVRYDPASDRLAGRARIEATATHGLSRFNLDLTGLEVAAVTVDGGPARHHRDGHELVVTPGSGIPAGRRFTVDVEYSGVPTARSAGPLGSGGFLHTADGAIALGQPHSAAAWFPVNDHPSDKATYDIEATVPDGLAALSNGVPEERVSRDGWTTWRWSERSPMASYLATLVIGDYRVETGTHAGKPIVTAVPASLPATGPEATSVARTGEIADFLASRFGPYPFDSYGGVVVTDDRVGYALETQSRPVYGPSFFRNGRLNLGVVTHELAHQWFGNSVTVTGWRDIWLNEGFATYAEWLWEEHDGGRSAQRIFESQYAMTDWSRPTLDPGRERLFGTAVYQRGALAVHALRRVVGDDTFFTILRTWTDQRRGGNATTDDLVALAERVSEKPLRPLFDAWLTGTTAPALP from the coding sequence GTGCGTCGTACCTCAGCCCAGATCCGCCCGGCGCTGGCCGTGGCCGTCGCGGCGGCCCTCGTTCTGGTCGGCTGTACCACCGAGCCGGAGGACCGGGAAGCGCGCGCCGTCTTTCGGGCTGGCAGCGCGGACCTGGCCGACCCGTACGTGCCGGGCAGTGGCAACGGCGGGTACGACGTGGCGGCCTACCGCCTCGCGGTGCGCTACGACCCGGCCTCGGACCGGCTGGCCGGGCGGGCCCGGATCGAGGCGACCGCCACCCACGGTCTGTCCCGGTTCAACCTGGACCTCACCGGCCTCGAGGTGGCGGCGGTGACGGTCGACGGTGGCCCGGCCCGGCACCACCGCGACGGCCACGAGCTGGTGGTGACCCCGGGCAGCGGCATCCCGGCGGGCCGACGGTTCACCGTCGACGTGGAGTACTCCGGCGTCCCGACCGCCCGGTCCGCCGGTCCGCTGGGCAGCGGCGGGTTCCTGCACACCGCCGACGGCGCGATCGCGCTCGGCCAGCCGCACTCGGCCGCCGCCTGGTTCCCGGTCAACGACCACCCCTCGGACAAGGCCACCTACGACATCGAGGCCACCGTTCCGGACGGGCTGGCGGCGCTCAGCAACGGCGTGCCGGAGGAGCGGGTCAGCCGGGACGGCTGGACCACGTGGCGCTGGTCCGAGCGGTCGCCGATGGCGAGCTACCTGGCCACCCTGGTGATCGGGGACTACCGGGTGGAGACCGGCACCCACGCGGGAAAGCCGATCGTCACCGCGGTGCCGGCGAGCCTGCCCGCGACGGGCCCGGAGGCGACGTCGGTGGCCCGCACCGGCGAGATCGCCGACTTCCTCGCCAGCCGGTTCGGGCCGTACCCGTTCGACTCCTACGGCGGGGTGGTGGTCACCGACGACCGGGTGGGGTATGCGCTGGAGACACAGTCCCGGCCGGTCTACGGGCCCAGCTTCTTCCGGAACGGCCGGCTCAACCTGGGCGTGGTGACGCACGAGCTGGCGCACCAGTGGTTCGGCAACAGCGTGACGGTGACCGGCTGGCGGGACATCTGGCTCAACGAGGGCTTCGCCACCTACGCCGAGTGGCTGTGGGAGGAGCACGACGGCGGCCGGTCCGCACAGCGGATCTTCGAGTCGCAGTACGCGATGACCGACTGGTCGCGGCCGACCCTCGACCCGGGTCGGGAGCGACTGTTCGGCACCGCCGTCTACCAGCGCGGGGCGCTGGCCGTGCACGCACTGCGGCGGGTGGTCGGCGACGACACCTTCTTCACGATCCTACGGACCTGGACGGACCAGCGGCGGGGCGGCAACGCCACCACCGACGACCTCGTCGCGCTCGCCGAACGGGTCTCCGAGAAGCCGTTGCGCCCGCTTTTCGACGCCTGGCTGACCGGTACCACCGCTCCCGCCCTGCCGTGA
- a CDS encoding GuaB3 family IMP dehydrogenase-related protein, translating to MRDVVEIGLGKTAQRGYHLDDIAIVPSRRTRDVDDVSTAWQLDAYQFGIPCVGHPSDATMSPSSAGRLGQLGGLGVLNVEGLWTRYENPTKILEELSGLGEEARHTKRLQEVYAEPIRPDLIAERVRELRAGGGTVAVRVSPQHTLALAPVVLDAGVDILVIQGTIVSAEHVSTTDEPLNLKEFIADLDLPVVVGGCTDYKTALHLMRTGAAGVIVGIGGDDWSTTESVLGIRVPMATAIADAAAARRDYLDETGGRYVHLIADGDMQTSGDIAKALGCGADAVMLGEPLSLCAEAPAGGAWWHSAASHPSLPRGAFEVAGEPLGSMEQLLFGPADDPDGQLNLFGGLRRAMAKCGYRDLKEFQKVGLVLDR from the coding sequence ATGCGTGACGTGGTCGAGATCGGGCTGGGCAAGACCGCGCAGCGCGGCTACCACCTGGACGACATCGCGATCGTGCCGAGCCGCCGTACCCGGGATGTCGACGACGTCTCGACGGCCTGGCAGCTCGACGCGTACCAGTTCGGCATCCCCTGCGTCGGGCACCCCTCCGACGCGACGATGAGTCCGTCCTCGGCGGGGCGGCTGGGCCAGCTCGGCGGTCTCGGCGTGCTCAACGTGGAGGGTCTGTGGACCCGCTACGAGAACCCGACGAAGATCCTGGAGGAGCTGTCCGGCCTGGGCGAGGAGGCACGCCACACCAAGCGGCTCCAGGAGGTGTACGCCGAGCCGATCCGCCCCGACCTGATCGCCGAGCGGGTCCGCGAGCTGCGCGCCGGTGGCGGCACGGTGGCTGTGCGGGTTTCCCCGCAGCACACCCTGGCGCTCGCCCCGGTGGTCCTCGACGCCGGTGTCGACATCCTGGTCATCCAGGGCACGATCGTCTCGGCCGAGCACGTCTCCACCACCGACGAGCCGCTGAACCTCAAGGAGTTCATCGCCGACCTCGACCTGCCGGTCGTCGTCGGCGGCTGCACCGACTACAAGACCGCCCTGCACCTGATGCGCACCGGCGCGGCCGGGGTGATCGTCGGCATCGGCGGTGACGACTGGTCCACCACCGAGTCCGTGCTCGGCATCCGGGTACCGATGGCCACCGCGATCGCCGACGCGGCGGCGGCCCGGCGGGACTACCTCGACGAGACCGGCGGCCGGTACGTCCACCTCATCGCCGACGGCGACATGCAGACCTCGGGCGACATCGCCAAGGCTCTCGGCTGCGGTGCGGACGCGGTGATGCTCGGCGAGCCGCTGTCGCTGTGCGCGGAGGCACCGGCCGGTGGCGCGTGGTGGCACTCGGCCGCCAGCCACCCGTCGCTGCCACGGGGCGCGTTCGAGGTGGCCGGGGAGCCGCTCGGCTCGATGGAGCAGCTGCTGTTCGGCCCGGCCGACGACCCGGACGGCCAGCTCAACCTGTTCGGTGGACTGCGCCGGGCGATGGCCAAGTGCGGCTACCGCGACCTCAAGGAGTTCCAGAAGGTCGGTTTGGTCCTGGACCGCTGA